A stretch of Alligator mississippiensis isolate rAllMis1 chromosome 14, rAllMis1, whole genome shotgun sequence DNA encodes these proteins:
- the LOC132244868 gene encoding uncharacterized protein LOC132244868, protein MWALVYLLKLLSLLGISNPAIMPTCCKCPQNGGGTLTEANYKLSKSTILSALLHPISRCCPCREIIIQSGDTTPLCVKPDPEIWSAILKDWPSSLQPVNNIWEPKGTPTNTWVGNSWVALLKDSARALTNESCLLCALTPVSSDERVPFLPIPLNRTGIVSDWGFNRNFSLRYNGSGRIMVAKVTGSICISQHGSGFKVGQSRCKETWISKEIAPWEGAWTCANVSYNNFDNCNCLLSKEWISVWGINCTHYRNGTKVNGSSTKRSSLTLTLKSSRSTITNEACGLWWICGRWAYKQLPANWAETCYLGALIPGVWITQPKTHRAKQNTDVSFKDITAGGAF, encoded by the coding sequence atgtgggccctagtctatttgttgaagctcttgtcccttttaggtatatcAAACCCAGCTATTATGCCCACCTGTTGTAAGTGTCCCCAAAACGGGGGTGGAACCCTCACTGAGGCTAACTACAAACTTTCAAAGTCTACAATACTTagtgccctcctgcaccccatttCCCGGTGCTGCCCGTGTCGAGAAATTATAATTCAATCCGGCGATACAACACCGCTGTGTGTAAAGCCAGACCCAGAAATCTGGTCTGCAATTCTCAAAGATTGGCCTTCAAGCCTTCAACCTGTCAATAATATATGGGAACCTAAAGGCACACCTACAAATACATGGGTGGGAAATTCATGGGTGGCCCTTCTGAAAGACTCAGCTCGGGCTCTAACTAACGAAAGTTGTCTTTTGTGCGcacttactcctgtttctagtgatgagaGAGTCCCTTTCTTGCCTATCCCCCTCAATAGAACTGGTATAGTCTCAGATTGGGGTTTTAACCGGAATTTCTCTTTGCGATATAATGGTTCTGGGAGAATTATGGTGGCAAAAGTTACTGGATCTATTTGCATTTCCCAACACGGAAGTGGATTTAAAGTGGGACAGTCAAGGTGCAAGGAAACATGGATTTCTAAGGAAATCGCCCCCTGGGAAGGTGCATGGACATGCGCAAATGTCTCATATAACAATTTTGACAATTGTAACTGCCTATTGAGTAAGGAGTGGATTTCAGTTTGGGGCATTAATTGTACCCACTATCGAAATGGTACCAAGGTGAATGGGAGTTCAACAAAAAGAagctcactaactctaactttaAAGAGCTCTCGTTCCACCATCACAAATgaagcctgtgggctatggtggatttgtggGCGATGGGCATATAAACAGCTTCCCGCCAATTGGGCTGAGACTTGTTATTTGGGGGCTTTAATTCCGGGTGTTTGGATAACACAACCCAAAACTCATCGAGCCAAACAAAATACTGATGTTTCTTTTAAGGACATTACAGCAGGGGGAGCCTTCTGA